A genome region from Methylohalobius crimeensis 10Ki includes the following:
- the ahcY gene encoding adenosylhomocysteinase, whose amino-acid sequence MNQPVTHLQSDYKVADLSLADWGRKEIQIAETEMPGLVALRKEYGGQKPLQGARIAGCLHMTIQTAVLIETLVELGAEVRWSSCNIFSTQDHAAAAIAATGVPVFAWKGETEEEYWWCIEQTIFGPDDWRPNMLLDDGGDLTQVMHEKHPELLENVRGVSEETTTGVHRLYEMMREGSLKCPAFNVNDSVTKSKFDNLYGCRESLLDGIKRATDVMIAGKIAVVLGYGDVGKGCAQSLRGQGATVWVTEIDPICALQAAMEGYRVVTMEEAASVADIFVTATGNYHVITHDDMLTMKNNAIVCNIGHFDNEIDVASLHQYEWENIKPQVDHVIFPDGKRIILLAEGRLVNLGCATGHPSFVMSNSFSNQVMAQIELWSHPGKYEHKVYVLPKALDEKVARFHLDKLGAKLTRLTQAQAAYIGVPVAGPFKSDHYRY is encoded by the coding sequence ATGAATCAACCTGTGACCCATCTGCAATCCGATTACAAGGTCGCCGATCTCTCCTTGGCCGACTGGGGGCGCAAGGAAATCCAAATCGCCGAGACGGAAATGCCCGGTCTGGTTGCCCTGCGCAAGGAATACGGCGGACAGAAACCCCTGCAAGGGGCACGCATCGCCGGCTGTCTGCACATGACCATTCAGACCGCGGTGCTGATCGAAACCCTGGTGGAACTGGGGGCCGAGGTGCGCTGGTCCTCCTGCAATATATTTTCCACCCAGGACCACGCCGCCGCCGCCATCGCCGCCACCGGCGTTCCCGTGTTCGCCTGGAAAGGGGAGACCGAGGAGGAATACTGGTGGTGCATCGAGCAGACTATCTTTGGTCCCGACGATTGGCGCCCCAATATGCTGCTCGACGACGGCGGGGACCTGACCCAGGTGATGCACGAAAAACATCCCGAGTTGCTCGAAAACGTGCGCGGCGTGTCGGAGGAGACCACCACCGGTGTTCACCGCCTGTATGAAATGATGCGCGAGGGCAGCCTGAAGTGCCCGGCCTTCAATGTCAACGATTCGGTCACCAAATCCAAGTTCGACAATCTGTACGGTTGCCGCGAATCCCTGCTGGACGGCATCAAGCGCGCCACCGACGTGATGATCGCGGGCAAGATCGCGGTGGTGCTGGGGTACGGCGATGTGGGGAAAGGCTGCGCCCAGTCCTTAAGGGGCCAAGGCGCGACGGTCTGGGTGACCGAGATCGATCCCATCTGCGCCCTCCAGGCGGCGATGGAAGGTTACCGGGTGGTGACCATGGAAGAGGCCGCATCGGTGGCCGACATTTTCGTCACCGCCACCGGCAATTATCACGTGATCACTCACGACGACATGCTGACGATGAAAAACAACGCCATCGTCTGCAACATCGGTCACTTCGACAACGAAATCGATGTGGCTTCCCTGCACCAGTATGAATGGGAAAACATCAAGCCGCAGGTGGACCATGTGATCTTTCCCGACGGCAAGCGGATCATCCTGCTCGCCGAAGGCCGCCTGGTGAACCTGGGTTGCGCCACCGGGCATCCCAGCTTCGTGATGTCCAATTCCTTCAGCAACCAGGTCATGGCCCAGATCGAGTTGTGGAGCCATCCGGGCAAATACGAGCATAAAGTCTACGTGCTGCCCAAGGCTCTGGACGAGAAGGTGGCACGCTTCCATCTGGATAAGCTGGGGGCCAAATTGACCCGTCTGACCCAAGCCCAGGCCGCGTATATCGGGGTGCCGGTGGCCGGGCCGTTCAAGTCCGACCATTATCGGTATTGA
- the glgA gene encoding glycogen synthase GlgA, with amino-acid sequence MTKKTPRRSTHQNKKQTSSRKPAEKTDQKKKTGNARSRSQTSPSKAAGKSPASESSEVTGGSAASLDDSSPSKEAKSKASEKAKGDGASRKETATDQSAASPSEKKKETARQSTPPAPGIPKEVDQEEGGVAFSPAESAPEAQEPAAKREPEPVEPAVSRAEPEPEPERSTPEPAPEPSEPQPAMNAIPSLFVVHVTPELAPVAKVGGLADVVFGLSNEMEIRGNHVEIILPKYDSLRYDHVWGMTEAYQDLWVPWYGGAIHCTVYFGFVHGRKCFFIEPHSQDNFFNRGCIYGFHDDILRFAFFSRAAMEFLLKSGKNPDIIHCHDWQTALVPVFLYEIYKFLGMGHPRVCYTIHNFKHQGVTGAEVLHAAGLNRPEYYFHYDRLQDNHNPHALNLMKGGVVYSNFITTVSPRYAMEVKDEGQGFGLEPTLHIHHQKYGGVVNGIDYHVWNPEIDRYIPVHYGFDSLDDKYQNKRALRDRLLLADNEKPIVAFIGRLDPQKGLELVRHAIFYTFHQRGQFVLLGSSPDEQINGYFWGLKHQLNESPDCHIELGFDEELAHLIYAGADMVLVPSRFEPCGLTQLIAMRYGTIPVVREIGGLADTVHDKDFSHRPLHERNGYVFKDYDYSGLESALGRAISCYYDYPEHFRELMKNAMRYDYSWKHPGQDYLNIYDYIREK; translated from the coding sequence ATGACCAAAAAGACCCCGCGTCGCAGCACTCATCAAAACAAGAAACAAACATCGTCTCGTAAGCCCGCGGAGAAGACCGACCAGAAAAAGAAAACCGGCAATGCACGGTCGCGGAGTCAAACGTCTCCATCCAAGGCGGCCGGTAAATCCCCCGCTTCGGAATCCTCGGAGGTGACGGGAGGGTCGGCCGCTTCCCTTGACGATTCGAGCCCATCGAAAGAGGCAAAGTCAAAAGCCTCGGAAAAAGCCAAGGGCGACGGGGCGAGCCGAAAAGAAACAGCGACCGATCAGAGCGCTGCTTCTCCCTCCGAGAAGAAAAAAGAAACGGCGCGTCAATCCACGCCGCCGGCTCCCGGCATTCCGAAAGAGGTGGATCAGGAAGAGGGCGGAGTCGCCTTTTCACCCGCCGAATCTGCACCAGAAGCTCAGGAGCCCGCAGCGAAGCGGGAGCCGGAGCCCGTTGAACCCGCCGTGTCCCGGGCCGAACCCGAACCCGAACCCGAACGCTCCACGCCCGAGCCGGCGCCCGAACCTAGTGAGCCGCAGCCTGCAATGAATGCCATACCTTCCTTGTTTGTCGTGCATGTCACTCCCGAGCTCGCCCCGGTCGCCAAGGTCGGGGGGTTGGCGGATGTGGTGTTCGGTTTGAGCAACGAGATGGAAATTCGCGGCAATCACGTGGAAATCATCCTGCCCAAGTACGATAGCCTGCGCTACGACCACGTTTGGGGTATGACCGAAGCCTATCAGGATCTCTGGGTGCCCTGGTACGGCGGAGCGATTCATTGCACCGTTTATTTCGGTTTTGTCCACGGACGCAAATGCTTCTTCATCGAACCCCATTCCCAGGACAATTTCTTCAACCGGGGATGTATTTACGGTTTCCACGACGACATATTGCGGTTCGCCTTTTTCTCGCGGGCGGCGATGGAGTTTTTATTGAAGTCCGGCAAGAATCCGGACATCATTCATTGCCACGATTGGCAGACCGCCTTGGTGCCGGTGTTCCTGTACGAGATCTACAAATTCCTGGGGATGGGGCATCCGCGGGTTTGTTATACCATTCATAATTTCAAGCATCAGGGGGTGACGGGCGCGGAGGTGCTTCATGCCGCCGGCCTCAATCGTCCCGAATATTATTTCCATTACGACCGGCTCCAGGACAACCATAATCCGCACGCCCTCAATTTAATGAAAGGCGGGGTGGTGTACTCCAATTTCATCACCACCGTGTCGCCGCGCTATGCCATGGAGGTCAAGGATGAGGGGCAGGGCTTCGGCTTGGAACCGACCCTCCATATTCATCATCAAAAATACGGCGGGGTGGTGAACGGGATCGACTACCACGTGTGGAATCCGGAAATCGACCGCTATATTCCGGTGCACTACGGTTTCGACAGCCTGGACGACAAGTACCAAAACAAAAGAGCCCTGCGCGATCGGCTCCTGCTCGCCGACAACGAAAAGCCGATTGTCGCCTTCATCGGGCGCCTGGACCCTCAAAAGGGCTTGGAACTGGTCCGTCACGCCATCTTCTACACCTTCCATCAGCGCGGTCAATTCGTTCTACTCGGCTCCAGCCCCGACGAACAGATCAACGGCTACTTCTGGGGCTTGAAGCACCAGCTCAATGAAAGCCCGGACTGCCATATCGAACTTGGTTTCGACGAGGAATTGGCCCATCTCATCTATGCGGGGGCGGATATGGTCCTCGTGCCGAGTCGTTTCGAGCCGTGCGGACTCACCCAGTTGATTGCCATGCGTTACGGCACCATTCCCGTTGTCCGGGAGATTGGCGGCCTGGCCGACACCGTCCACGACAAGGACTTTTCCCATCGCCCCCTCCATGAGCGAAATGGCTATGTGTTCAAGGACTACGATTACAGCGGCCTGGAATCCGCTCTCGGCAGGGCGATCAGTTGTTACTACGATTATCCGGAGCATTTCCGGGAGTTGATGAAAAATGCCATGCGCTACGACTACTCCTGGAAACATCCCGGTCAGGATTATCTCAACATCTACGATTACATCCGGGAAAAATAG
- the metK gene encoding methionine adenosyltransferase, which yields MSQDFIFTSESVSEGHPDKIADQVSDAMLDALLAQDPRARVACETLVKTGMVLLAGEITTSAWVDSEQLVRQVVKDIGYDDPSIGFDWQSCAVLQAIGKQSPDIAMGVDEAEEREQGAGDQGLMFGYACNETDGLMPAPIYFAHELVKRQAKIRKSNVLPWLRPDAKSQVTIRYEDGKPVGVEAVVLSTQHAPDISQQDIREAVMDEVILKVIPRELIHPNTRFFINPTGQFVIGGPVGDCGLTGRKIIVDTYGGMARHGGGCFSGKDPSKVDRSAAYMGRYVAKNIVAAGLAQRCEIQVSYAIGVAEPTSITIETFGTGRIAESRLVEIVREHFDLRPKGLIQELDLLRPIYRKTAAYGHFGRTEEEFTWERTDKAEMLREAAGLPQRS from the coding sequence GTGAGTCAAGATTTTATTTTTACCTCTGAATCGGTTTCCGAGGGGCATCCGGACAAAATCGCCGATCAGGTGTCGGATGCGATGCTGGATGCACTGTTGGCCCAGGACCCCCGGGCTCGGGTAGCGTGCGAAACCCTGGTCAAGACCGGGATGGTTCTGCTCGCCGGCGAGATCACCACCAGCGCGTGGGTGGACTCCGAGCAATTGGTCCGCCAAGTGGTCAAGGACATCGGTTACGATGATCCGTCCATTGGTTTCGATTGGCAAAGCTGCGCCGTCCTCCAAGCCATCGGTAAGCAATCCCCCGATATCGCCATGGGGGTGGACGAAGCGGAGGAACGGGAACAAGGCGCCGGCGACCAGGGCCTGATGTTCGGCTATGCCTGCAATGAAACCGACGGCTTGATGCCCGCCCCGATCTATTTCGCCCACGAACTGGTGAAGCGCCAGGCCAAGATCCGCAAATCCAACGTTTTGCCCTGGTTGCGTCCCGATGCCAAGAGTCAAGTCACCATCCGTTACGAGGACGGCAAGCCGGTGGGGGTAGAGGCGGTGGTCCTGTCTACCCAGCACGCGCCGGACATTTCCCAGCAGGACATTCGCGAGGCGGTGATGGACGAGGTGATCCTCAAGGTCATTCCTCGCGAATTGATTCACCCGAACACCCGCTTTTTCATCAACCCCACAGGCCAGTTCGTCATCGGCGGGCCGGTGGGCGATTGCGGCCTGACCGGCCGCAAAATCATCGTCGACACCTATGGCGGGATGGCCCGCCACGGCGGAGGTTGTTTCAGCGGCAAGGATCCCTCCAAGGTGGACCGCTCCGCCGCCTACATGGGTCGCTACGTGGCCAAGAACATCGTCGCCGCCGGCCTGGCGCAGCGCTGCGAAATTCAGGTGTCCTATGCCATCGGCGTGGCCGAACCCACTTCGATCACCATCGAAACCTTCGGCACGGGGCGGATTGCCGAATCGCGTCTGGTGGAGATCGTGCGCGAACATTTCGATCTGCGCCCCAAGGGGCTGATCCAGGAGCTGGATCTGCTTCGGCCGATTTATCGCAAAACCGCCGCTTACGGGCATTTCGGCCGCACCGAGGAAGAGTTTACCTGGGAGCGTACCGATAAAGCCGAGATGCTGCGGGAAGCCGCCGGCTTGCCGCAGCGCAGCTGA
- the phoB gene encoding phosphate regulon transcriptional regulator PhoB, with product MTKIRILVVEDETALRDMLQLVLEQAGFEVLPAENVQAALQAMGGQLPDLILLDWMLPGLSGVEWAKRLRRDATYSDLPIILLTARGEEEDTVAGLDSGADDYITKPFSPRELIARINAVLRRFGKGEKPGLVQIGGILLNPDEHKVEIDHQPLNLSPTEYRLLEFFLIHPDKVYSRNQLLDRVWGRETYIEERTVDVHIRRLRKILADYGRDAMIQTVRGFGYRFTAQTQA from the coding sequence ATGACAAAGATCCGCATTCTGGTCGTGGAAGACGAAACCGCTCTCCGCGACATGCTTCAATTGGTGCTGGAACAGGCCGGATTCGAAGTGCTGCCGGCCGAGAATGTCCAGGCCGCGCTTCAAGCAATGGGCGGCCAGCTGCCCGATTTGATTCTGCTGGACTGGATGCTGCCCGGCTTGAGCGGCGTCGAGTGGGCCAAGCGGCTGCGCCGGGACGCCACTTACAGCGACCTACCCATCATTCTTCTCACCGCCCGGGGAGAAGAGGAGGACACGGTCGCCGGGCTCGACAGCGGAGCCGACGATTACATCACCAAACCGTTCTCGCCGCGCGAACTGATCGCCCGCATCAACGCGGTATTGCGGCGCTTCGGCAAGGGGGAGAAACCCGGCCTGGTCCAAATCGGCGGCATCCTGCTCAACCCCGACGAGCATAAAGTCGAAATCGACCATCAACCGCTCAACCTGAGCCCCACCGAATACCGGCTCTTGGAGTTTTTCCTCATCCATCCGGACAAGGTCTACAGTCGAAATCAATTGCTGGACCGCGTCTGGGGCCGCGAAACCTACATCGAGGAACGGACCGTGGATGTGCATATCCGCCGCCTACGTAAGATTTTGGCCGACTACGGCCGCGACGCCATGATCCAGACCGTGCGGGGATTCGGATACCGCTTCACTGCCCAGACCCAAGCCTAA
- a CDS encoding alpha-amylase family glycosyl hydrolase, whose amino-acid sequence MRIYNLFPLLAGPVSHWRPHLERAADLGFNWIFVNPIQKPGRSGSLYSIKDYFQINPALADKRSDQSPDDQIREMVGRAEDLGLRMMQDLVINHCAYDSPLLKEHPQWFVKEKGRIAHPSCMEDGKKVVWRDLASFDHRHTSDPEGLYRYCRSVVDHLIALGFKGFRCDAAYQIPAKFWRKLIGEVKRAHPEVVFIAETLGCSVDETKQTASAGFDYIYNSSKYWDFSSPWLMEQYDLTRDTVPSIGFPESHDTPRLYAESGRNVDALKQRYLFSALFSAGVMMPIGYEFGFEKPLHVVNTKPRDWEQTEVDISDFIRHINRVKSRHRVFQEESITQIQGHPNPAILLLWKAASQRGGEALIILNKNLHGREYFYTDDLYQYIQSRKPLHDLSPQWALDYLPTPFEFELAPGMGRILVTS is encoded by the coding sequence ATGCGCATCTATAATTTATTTCCCTTGCTCGCCGGCCCGGTCTCGCATTGGCGACCACACTTGGAACGCGCCGCCGATCTCGGATTCAACTGGATTTTCGTCAACCCCATCCAGAAACCGGGCCGTTCCGGCAGTCTTTACTCCATCAAGGATTATTTCCAAATTAACCCCGCCTTGGCCGACAAGCGCTCGGACCAATCGCCGGACGATCAGATCCGGGAGATGGTGGGGCGGGCGGAAGACTTGGGCCTCCGGATGATGCAGGATTTGGTGATCAATCACTGCGCCTACGATTCCCCCCTGTTGAAAGAACACCCCCAGTGGTTCGTCAAGGAAAAGGGGCGCATCGCGCACCCGTCGTGCATGGAGGATGGAAAAAAAGTCGTCTGGCGCGATCTGGCCAGTTTCGACCATCGGCATACCTCGGATCCCGAAGGCTTGTATCGCTATTGCCGCTCCGTGGTCGACCATCTGATTGCGCTCGGTTTCAAGGGATTCCGTTGCGATGCCGCTTATCAGATTCCCGCCAAGTTCTGGCGCAAACTGATCGGCGAAGTCAAGCGCGCCCATCCGGAGGTGGTTTTCATCGCCGAAACCTTGGGCTGCAGCGTCGATGAAACCAAGCAGACCGCCAGCGCCGGTTTCGATTATATTTACAACAGTTCCAAGTATTGGGATTTCTCCAGCCCCTGGCTGATGGAGCAATACGATCTGACCCGGGACACCGTCCCTTCCATCGGTTTTCCGGAAAGCCACGATACGCCCAGGTTGTACGCCGAATCCGGGCGGAACGTGGACGCCCTCAAGCAGCGCTACCTGTTCTCGGCCCTGTTTTCCGCTGGGGTGATGATGCCCATCGGCTATGAGTTCGGCTTCGAAAAACCCTTGCACGTGGTCAATACCAAGCCCCGGGATTGGGAACAAACGGAGGTGGATATCAGCGATTTCATCCGTCATATCAACCGCGTCAAAAGTCGGCATCGGGTGTTTCAAGAAGAAAGCATCACCCAGATTCAGGGACATCCCAATCCGGCCATCTTATTGTTGTGGAAAGCCGCTTCCCAAAGGGGGGGAGAAGCGCTCATCATCCTCAATAAAAACCTCCACGGCCGCGAATATTTCTACACCGACGATTTGTACCAATACATTCAAAGCCGAAAGCCGCTTCACGACCTTTCACCGCAATGGGCGCTGGATTATTTGCCCACGCCTTTCGAGTTCGAGTTGGCTCCGGGAATGGGGCGGATCTTGGTGACGTCTTAA
- the metF gene encoding methylenetetrahydrofolate reductase [NAD(P)H], which produces MKTNLSFEFFPPRSAKIAAQLRDTYHALARLDPVYFSVTYGAGGSTRDKTLETVLEIRRETGLEAVPHLSCIGSSQEEIRRILAQYRENGIRRIVALRGDLPSGMRADGDFRYASELVKFVRAETGDYFHIEVAAYPEAHPQAASYKADLRAFQRKVEAGADGAITQYFYNPDAYFYFLEDCRREGIEIPIVPGIMPITNYQQLARFSDLCGAEIPRWIRKQLESFGDDLESIRAFGVDVVTGLCDKLLQGGAPGLHFYTLNRAEPTLAICRNLDLVPR; this is translated from the coding sequence ATGAAGACCAATCTCAGTTTCGAATTTTTCCCGCCCCGTTCGGCCAAGATCGCCGCTCAGCTTCGGGATACCTATCATGCCCTGGCCCGCCTCGATCCGGTGTATTTTTCGGTCACCTACGGGGCGGGCGGCAGCACGCGCGACAAAACCCTGGAAACGGTCTTGGAGATTCGGCGGGAAACCGGCCTCGAAGCGGTGCCTCATTTATCCTGCATCGGTTCCAGCCAAGAGGAAATCCGCCGAATTTTAGCTCAGTATCGAGAAAACGGCATTCGACGGATCGTCGCGCTCAGGGGAGACTTGCCTTCGGGCATGCGCGCCGACGGCGATTTCCGCTACGCCAGCGAGCTGGTGAAGTTTGTCCGCGCCGAGACCGGCGATTACTTTCATATCGAGGTGGCCGCTTACCCCGAGGCCCATCCCCAAGCCGCCAGCTACAAGGCGGATTTGCGGGCCTTCCAACGCAAGGTGGAAGCCGGCGCCGACGGGGCGATCACCCAGTATTTCTACAATCCCGACGCGTATTTCTATTTCCTCGAGGACTGCCGGCGCGAGGGGATCGAGATTCCCATCGTTCCGGGCATCATGCCGATCACCAACTATCAACAATTGGCGCGCTTCTCGGATCTGTGCGGGGCCGAAATCCCCCGCTGGATCCGTAAGCAATTGGAATCTTTCGGCGACGACTTGGAGTCCATTCGCGCTTTCGGGGTGGACGTGGTGACGGGGCTCTGCGACAAATTGCTTCAAGGCGGTGCGCCGGGATTGCATTTTTACACCCTGAATCGGGCCGAACCCACCCTGGCCATTTGCCGCAATCTGGATTTGGTTCCCCGATGA
- a CDS encoding OmpA family protein: MRKFIAFIGVAALAAGCTTNPYTGETQASKTVIGTGVGAASGAALGAIGGAIAGGEAGKGAAIGAGVGALAGMGVGAYMDRQEAILRQKLAGTGVRVVREGQNLRLIMPGNITFATDSADIAPQFYTTLNAVALVLNEFPETLIEVTGHTDATGKAEYNQRLSQQRAGSVAQYLIAQGVAPNRTLAQGAGESMPIASNETPTGRAQNRRVEIRIRPMTR, encoded by the coding sequence ATGCGCAAATTCATCGCTTTCATCGGCGTCGCGGCTTTGGCGGCCGGCTGTACCACCAACCCCTACACCGGCGAAACCCAAGCCAGCAAAACCGTGATCGGCACTGGCGTCGGAGCCGCCAGCGGAGCGGCCTTGGGCGCCATCGGCGGAGCGATCGCCGGCGGCGAAGCCGGCAAAGGGGCGGCCATCGGTGCCGGCGTGGGAGCATTGGCGGGCATGGGGGTCGGCGCCTACATGGACCGCCAGGAGGCGATTCTACGCCAGAAACTGGCCGGCACCGGCGTCCGGGTCGTCCGCGAGGGACAGAACCTGCGTCTGATCATGCCGGGCAACATCACTTTCGCCACCGATTCGGCCGACATCGCGCCTCAGTTCTACACCACCCTCAATGCGGTGGCGCTCGTTTTGAACGAATTTCCCGAAACCTTGATCGAAGTCACCGGACACACCGACGCCACCGGTAAAGCCGAATACAATCAACGGCTGTCCCAGCAGCGCGCCGGCAGCGTCGCGCAATACCTGATCGCCCAGGGAGTCGCCCCCAATCGGACACTCGCTCAAGGCGCGGGTGAAAGCATGCCGATCGCCTCCAATGAAACGCCCACCGGACGAGCCCAAAACCGCCGCGTGGAAATACGTATCCGCCCCATGACCCGATGA
- a CDS encoding YcgL domain-containing protein — protein sequence MKCYIYRSRKQDEMYLYLRERGDFSDVPAELMAYFVNPVFVFELELSPERKLARENVAAVMEHLATEGFHLQMPPPRESLN from the coding sequence ATGAAGTGCTATATTTATCGTTCCCGCAAACAAGACGAAATGTATCTGTACCTTCGGGAAAGGGGTGATTTTTCCGATGTGCCGGCGGAGTTGATGGCTTATTTCGTCAATCCCGTCTTCGTCTTCGAATTGGAGTTGTCACCCGAGCGCAAGCTCGCGCGGGAAAATGTCGCGGCGGTTATGGAACATTTGGCAACCGAGGGCTTCCATTTGCAGATGCCGCCTCCTCGAGAATCCTTGAATTGA
- a CDS encoding 16S rRNA (uracil(1498)-N(3))-methyltransferase, whose translation MRVSRLYLSEPLETGLELAVTGERAHYLANVLRLRAGASLTVFNGRGGEYGAELLAANRRQVRLKIGAKRAREAESPLQTQLGLAVAKGERMDWAVQKAVELGVTEIFPLLTEHGNVQLKGGKPERKRQHWRKIAVAACEQCGRNRIPEIGPPERFDAWLDSWHGGVLLDPGGIPFPDLAPPKGRLILLIGPEGGLSPEECRRAQDRGFVPARLGPRILRVETAVAAALSAAQVLWGDGGS comes from the coding sequence GTGCGCGTTTCCCGTTTGTACCTTTCCGAGCCGCTGGAAACCGGTCTTGAACTTGCGGTGACCGGTGAACGGGCCCATTATCTCGCCAATGTGCTGCGTCTTCGGGCGGGCGCTTCTTTGACCGTATTCAACGGTCGGGGCGGGGAGTACGGTGCTGAACTGCTCGCCGCGAACCGCCGCCAGGTTCGCCTGAAGATCGGTGCCAAGCGGGCGCGAGAGGCGGAGTCGCCGCTCCAGACTCAATTGGGCTTGGCGGTCGCCAAAGGCGAGCGGATGGATTGGGCGGTTCAAAAAGCGGTGGAGTTGGGGGTGACCGAGATCTTCCCCCTTCTGACCGAGCATGGCAATGTCCAGCTCAAGGGGGGCAAGCCGGAGCGCAAGCGCCAGCATTGGCGGAAAATAGCCGTCGCCGCCTGCGAGCAGTGCGGTCGCAACCGCATTCCCGAGATCGGCCCGCCTGAGCGTTTTGATGCTTGGCTCGACTCCTGGCACGGCGGTGTGCTGCTCGATCCCGGCGGTATTCCATTCCCGGATCTGGCACCGCCGAAAGGACGGTTAATTTTGCTGATCGGTCCCGAGGGTGGGCTGAGTCCGGAAGAATGCCGGCGGGCGCAGGATCGGGGGTTTGTGCCGGCGCGGCTGGGGCCGCGGATCTTGCGGGTAGAGACGGCGGTGGCGGCCGCCCTGAGCGCCGCGCAGGTGCTTTGGGGCGATGGCGGTAGTTAA
- a CDS encoding GGDEF domain-containing protein: MVDPHQLFTRLLLQLYGRANAIFAVHCAFASLLAWFLWFELSRPLFFVWSVVVAAGGLWQWLVGRATLRRLANLTVTGGTIVPHVVAAGAGGISFGMTALLFPGLSLATKNLIILTLGVIAATFMPRLAALPSAFAAFLTGITGPLLAALILADEASLQRMIPVVLLMAVSLLFSVRTIHGELLDGVLVHFGLESAAGEDQLTRIPNRRRFDQALELEWRRACRVGAPISLVMVDVDFFKKFNDRYGHQEGDRCLTQVAQALFQSARRITDLVARYGGEEFVVLLNHTARDDAFDLCEKMRIVVEQYAMPHADSPHGHVTISMGGASVFADEKTNPLELVRAADKALYRAKASGRNRVVWYDPAVDGREEMPAA; encoded by the coding sequence ATGGTCGATCCCCATCAGCTATTTACCCGCCTCCTGCTGCAACTCTACGGACGGGCCAACGCGATTTTCGCCGTCCATTGCGCCTTTGCGTCCCTGCTCGCCTGGTTTCTCTGGTTCGAATTGTCCCGTCCCCTCTTTTTCGTGTGGTCGGTGGTCGTGGCGGCCGGCGGTTTATGGCAGTGGCTTGTGGGACGCGCCACCCTGCGGCGTCTCGCCAATCTGACGGTTACCGGCGGAACGATTGTCCCGCACGTGGTGGCGGCCGGTGCCGGCGGAATCAGTTTCGGGATGACGGCATTGCTGTTCCCCGGTTTGTCTTTGGCCACGAAAAATCTGATCATTTTGACGCTCGGGGTGATTGCCGCGACTTTCATGCCCCGGTTGGCGGCGCTTCCGTCCGCTTTCGCCGCTTTTTTGACCGGAATCACGGGCCCCTTGTTGGCGGCGTTAATCCTCGCGGATGAAGCGTCTTTGCAGAGAATGATTCCGGTCGTGCTGCTTATGGCGGTCAGTTTGCTGTTCTCGGTTCGAACCATCCACGGTGAATTATTGGATGGGGTCTTGGTTCATTTCGGCCTTGAGAGCGCGGCAGGGGAAGATCAACTCACCCGCATCCCCAACCGTCGGCGCTTCGATCAGGCGCTGGAGTTGGAGTGGCGCCGCGCCTGCCGCGTCGGTGCGCCCATCTCCTTAGTCATGGTGGACGTGGATTTTTTCAAGAAATTCAACGACCGTTACGGCCACCAGGAAGGGGATCGTTGCCTGACCCAGGTCGCCCAGGCGCTCTTCCAATCGGCGCGGCGGATAACCGATTTGGTAGCCCGCTACGGCGGCGAGGAATTCGTGGTGTTGCTGAATCATACCGCCCGCGATGATGCTTTCGATCTCTGCGAAAAAATGCGCATCGTGGTCGAGCAATACGCCATGCCCCATGCCGACTCTCCCCATGGACACGTAACCATCAGCATGGGCGGGGCGAGTGTTTTCGCGGACGAGAAAACCAATCCGCTCGAGTTGGTGAGGGCCGCGGACAAGGCGCTTTATCGAGCGAAGGCGAGCGGGCGAAATCGGGTGGTCTGGTACGATCCTGCCGTCGACGGTCGGGAGGAAATGCCGGCGGCTTGA